The Oceanidesulfovibrio indonesiensis genomic sequence CATGAAGACAGCAACCGTCGGTTGTTCGTGGTCTACTTCAAAGGAAAGCCCGAACTCTATTGGTACAGCGCTCCTACGGGCGGCGAGAAGAAAAAAGAGCTGAGCGAAATGTTCCCCGGCGATGAATCCGAGGATCCGCATAAAGCCAGCGATTATATGGAGCAGAGCAAGAAGAATATCGACATGGATTTCGGGCTGCTGCGTTTTTGAGTGTCGCCGCCGAAGGTGTCTGCCCGGGGCCGCCAATGCTGACAGGTTTCGTTTCTGTCCATGTTCCAGCGGCGGCCGCTTTCTGACGGATATAAGGTTCCGCTTGGCTTTTTTCAGAACCCGCCACCTGGATCGAGTTCAGGCGGCGGGTTCGTGTTTGCGCGATCAGCATGTATGTTGATGAAGGATGCGCGGCACGCATCTCTGTCCCGGCTGGAGGGATCACAGCTTGCCGAGGGCGGCCTGTCTGTCCGAGTAGATGTCGAAGAGCCTGTCGTAGCCGGAGATTTCGAAAATCTCCAGGATATAGTCCCGCAAACCGCTGATGGCCACGGTGCCGTCGTTCTTCTTTTTGAGCCGCTGGTAGGCCATGACGAGTATCCTGAGGCCCGAGCTGTTGATGTATTCGAGTTCGTGGAAGTCGAACAGCAGCTTCGATTCCCCGCGTTCGAGAGCGGCGAGCACCTGCTCTTCGAGCCCCTGGGTCTCGCTTGAGTCC encodes the following:
- a CDS encoding STAS domain-containing protein, which translates into the protein MSVSNSQEGGVVVITVKGRLDSSETQGLEEQVLAALERGESKLLFDFHELEYINSSGLRILVMAYQRLKKKNDGTVAISGLRDYILEIFEISGYDRLFDIYSDRQAALGKL